Genomic window (Drosophila willistoni isolate 14030-0811.24 chromosome 2L unlocalized genomic scaffold, UCI_dwil_1.1 Seg196, whole genome shotgun sequence):
TGGGGTtaaattcaattcattcattttgggACATGAGTGGCAGTTTATGACATTTAGCAGATAATTGTTCTGCAACTGAGAAAGAAATGAACGAAATCCTTACTATTTCTTGTTTAAAAGTAATTTGCCCCTTTCAAAATCTTCCTTAGGAACCGTCcctgcatatacatacatatagaaaatTACTGCTCATATACTAAGAGCTTTCCCATTTCTTCTACCAACTACTGCTAATAACTGGACGTAATTATGGATATGCAGTCGTGGCGTCTCTAGGGCATATGACCAACCAGCCACCCCTTTCTTTGCTCTTTAGCCCTTCAGTTAACTGTTACGTATACGCTCTGTGTGACAGCCAAACTAAATAACATTCAACATAATATTCAAATGATTGAAAAGTAGGATGAAAAAAGGGATCGGATTGCACTTTTCTAATAGTTTATGGTGTGCTGAATCCAAAACTGTGTTTAGAATCTAAACGGTATCCTATAATAACTTAAAAGTACAACAAGTTCTGGTTTTTGAAGTTGTCCATCTTTTACATTTTCAAATGCCGTTGAGTTTTCATTTAgcgattcttttttttactcaAAATTATagcgttttaaattttcaaagtgAATACTTTGAATCAGTGAATAATGATCTCACTGTCTGGAGTTCGTCTTGTTTATATCTGCCTCTGATATTGTAAGGATGTAAAAGAAGACAAAAGcaaactaaatatttaaaaaagttaaaaaaaagttaaaaagtgaaaaaattagATGAGCGGGGAACAattcttaaattaaaaatttttattttaaaataagtttTGGCTAGTTTAGCATAAACCCttgaatttatttgttttttctctgttAACTATTCATCGAAACTAAACATCCTAAAAAAGTTTTAACTTCAGAACTTAAAACTATTTTAGCCACGTCTACCTTTATCACCCAGATAATGTTATTACTTACGTTGGgtcaaaattttattaaaagaaaCCGTTGAAAAAAGTGCAATTTGACTAAAACTTAAGGGCTTTAATGATATAAATATCTGTTATACAGACAATTTACTCTATAAGTGTAACTTTAGACTTTTATTTACTTTGACAGTTCTTAAGAGTTAGAAATATTGACTTTGGGCTTGAGCTCGACTCAAAGTTTGGTTTATGCACTTCAATTATGAGCTGCGTATTGAGTCCACAGGGTAAATCTTCTAGTAAAGGACAGTAAAGATACTTAGATTGAATGAAAAGTTGGATTTGTCAAGAGCTTGAAATAAGTTAAGATCCTAGAGATAACataattaacataattaatacTAAAAGATgatttcaaatattatttcgcTTTACTTTCTAGAACTACGAACGCATGAATCTGGCCGATGCTTTGGTATCCAAGAGTTATGAGGGCGGCGAACGCATTATTAAGCAGGGTAAGTTCTCTGAAGGACTTTCGCTCCTCAAGCGACAAtttttctattgttttttggtttgttttccTGCAGGAGACGCTGCCGATGGCATGTACTTCATTGAGGAGGGCACCGTTTCGGTGCGCATGGATCAGGATGATGCTGAAATCGAAATTTCCCAATTGGGCAAGGGTCAATACTTTGGTGAATTGGCTCTGGTGACACATCGACCACGTGCTGCTTCCGTCTATGCCACAGGCGGTCAGGTTAAACTGGCATGTAAGTATAAACTGCCTCAAAAGATGGGACGACAAGTGAAACGTTTTAGTCCACttctgtttttgtgtgtgtttcccCCGCAGTGCacatcaatttttatttaatgctttttgtttattatttttcctATTTGTTTATGCACTCtctacatgtgtgtgtgtgtgtatcctgtgtgtgttgtgttgtttGTCTTGTATGTAGTTCTTGATGTTATTTGCTTTGAACGTCTCTTGGGTAATTGCATTGGCTTGCTTCAACGTGGCATTAGCGATTATCGCTATTTGGAGCAGGACCTGCGCACATATTTTGATGGCCTGCAAATCTTTTGAGTGAAATTAGCCTTTTCATTATTAACAATTAAATTCCGTCCTAGTCCTAGATACCGATGCCTTTGAACGCATCCTGGGCTTCCTGACCGATGTACTAAAACGCAATGTTGTGATCTATGAGCAAATGTTTACCGATATGGCTCGACGTAATACCAGTTTGTGAATTAATCAAGTGAAGATCCTTTCAATTCAAGCCTttcctccctctctctctctcttaagcccctaacaacaacaacactatctatatatatttgtgtatatatattttgtgtgaATTTTCAAATCCGAGAACagtttcaataaaattttacagtTCGAAATGTTGTTGGTATCctttaacacacacagacacacaaatacaccaccaagacacacacaaattCTTCATACACATGCTTAGCAATGTCTGCAGCTGACACAGACACTGAAAATCCTTAAAGTGAAATTGGTAAGAATCCAAGCCGGAAAACCCTGAAAATCTAATGTATAACTAAGGCAAAGGATAAAGGaatgctatatatatatgaaggtGTAACTCAAAAGTCTCTTGgtgaatgaatgaaatggGAAATGgatttctatataaaattatatttatgtgtTTGACTAAAACTTATTTCTGTTTGGCATGCTAAATGTTGTTGTGTATAAGATTTTTCGAAAAATAAACGTTAACTAATTGTGatctcttgttcttattcTCTTAGTCCTGGATGTTAGAGCCTTTGAGCGATTGCTAGGACCCTGCATGGACATTATGAAACGCAGCATTGATGATTATGAATCGCAATTGGTTAAGATTTTTGGCAGTAAAAATAATATCACCGATACACGATAAAAAGTCTGaaataattacaacaacaacaacaaacaacaaacaccATCTACAagcacaacaacagcaacaacaacaactacaacaatcGCAGCGCAGCTACAAcacacagcaacaacaacaacaacaacaacaatttaatatACTAATAGAAATGCAGcacaaaaatgtaaaacaaaaatgtcCCCTCCATGCCATTTAATCAGCTAGAAATTAAgggaaattttgaaatttgtaaaaaattcTCTTACTCACCGTCCCCTCACCGCTCACCGCCCCTTCTCGCCCCCTGGACTCGCCCACTCTGCGTTAATTGTTAAGcaagaaaagtgaaaataactaaaaacaaaaccacaacaacaaaagaagaaaaaaaaaatcaagtttttaatttatatatataatatattatatatttaatgcattataaatatttattgaaattataatataatatataattattgattgattaattaattgattGATGAATTGTtgcagagaaaaaaaaaagaaacaaaaatcaacaagcaaaaaaacagaaaatgtggaaacaaaatgatttaagaattgtatttgtatgtattagcaattgtaattttaatgtatttaaatTGATGAATCGGTAAAAATCACCCAATTTCCtcctcccacacacacacacgtttcCCTCCcccttacacacacacacacaaacaattaaacacgAGCAAGtgagagaaaataaaaactattttcgTGTATCGTCTGTCCCATTggctcaaaaaacaaaaaatgattcAAGTGTCAAGTGCTTAGTTTTTAGTAttgtttttcttattaatttaattataattattattatatatataattgtattatatttttttgcaattttgttATTCATTTAGCACAAATatttgagagagagagagaagaagaaaTGTAACGAGTaaactatttaaattattttccaataatttattattatacttTTTGCTTTCTGGTTTATTCGTTaattctgtttttgtttttttttttattaagtgggcagagaaaaagaatTTTCTATATCAAACAAACTAAACACAAATGATAACAACACATCAAGcagagaatatatatatatatatataaagtatgCTAATACCTACCTACACATATGCATAAACAAatctaatttatttataaaataaagcaaaactacaaaaaaaaaatggaaaaaaaatacataagtAAAGCCAATCAATGTACTAGTctaaacttaaaaacaaaaaaacgaaaaacaaaaattgtatagcagcaaatgcagaaattaaataaaatcgaaagaaaatgtttcaaaaaaaacagtcaaaaaaaattaaatacaaacacacagaatacaacacaaacaaatacaaTTCGATCTCAAATTCCTAGATAAAATGAAAGcaatcaaaaaagaaattaaattaaatttcaagaattgttattgttattcgCATTGTAAGTTTTCCCTAAAGGGGGAACAAATTATCAAAATTTCGATTTGTAGTATGGCCAAATGAGAAATTTGTATTAAGAGTTAAGCTATATACTAAAAGATTTTTGCTTAAACATATCTCCTTTTCGATTCTCTCAGGAAAAGATGAGACGAATTGGCATTGCTAACCGGATGAGTCAATCCTGACAAACGTTAATGAATTCTGCCTCAAAAGAGATTCGAAAACTTACGAAAAGGATGGCAATActacaaattgaaattcatcATATCCCATAAagatatctacatatatatttaacaattaatttttgCTGGCTCTGGTgtgaaagaaattaaaatgaaaaggCTAATGGCAcaatcaaatatttatatgttgcAAGGGATCAACTTAGAAAACTTTcgaacaaaaaccaaataaaaatttaaaccaatatatatattaaatcaTTCAATTTGAATATCGAAATTTAGCTGGCCAGAAAGAAAAGTTAGAAAGCAAAGTATAGAaagattaaaaataatttgctAAACTGTTTTTTAGTTTCGTTTTTGCATTCGTTtgtcatttttgtttttcgtttagATAAGAGAAAAGCAATagagaaaatatacataatatgtatgtaaatgatatattttgatttcttatatacatatgtttatgttttgttgTGTATGTACTTATCAATTGATAGAGCTTTGatgttttgttgctatttctttgttttgaaAAAGAGACTATAATAAACTTATCAACTTATAAACTAATCCTCCTCACTATTCCTGTATAACTGAATGAGCTTAAACCCTAAAAATCTAATTGTAAACcttataatttgtattttctatatatacatctatatatatataatgcgTAACTAAAACCAATCTTAGATCGATAATCAATAACAAAACCCaactgcacacacacacacacacacacacatacacgcataaattaaaaacaaatacaaatatattcaaCTGGCATACCAACAGTCGACAAGGTgttcaacaaacaaaacaaataaacaaagtaATAAGAACATATGCTACATAaatcatatatatacatacttatatatatatatatattttaatcatAATTGGTGTCTAGTCTATGTTCAAGACTTTAAAAGTAACAAATTcttgaaaaatttcaacaacaaaaaatttaatgaaacattaacaaaatatATCATATAATAAACATATAAACCAAActtatatgcacatatatatatatatatatacttatatatatgcatataaaatggataaaaacaaaaaatatagaCATAATAGAAACCGAAACTAATTATTTAAGATGCTGAAAGTGCTGGCCATTTTCTTCCAAttaccacacacacaacatatacaaatacacgcacacacacacactctaaCCATATACGCacacccactcacacacacacacactcatacacagcGCCATTTTGCAATAATCAAGCGAAGCTCAAAAATCgttaatgaaaaaaataagcaaaaaaaattgaaatctttaaatttacaattaaaaaaaagtaaaacaaaaaccaaactatTCGTACTTTAACTGTTGTGTTGTAATTAATGCATAGCGCGTATTtaattatgtatgtgtaaaaaaaaacaaaaaatgaaaagcaacaaaaaaattaaacaaaaaaaaaacaagatttatatatatatatatattaaacaaaacaaaataattaaattaaacatgcGCAAAGCATAGAAAATTCAAAGTGTAGACACtgcaagaaaacaaaaaagaaacatccTAAATTTTACCCTATTCGAAGATacccaaaaaagaagaatgaaaaaccaaaacaaattcTGTTAATTTCTGTTTCGTTTTCGatcattaaatattaatttcgaaaaacaaacaaaagaaaataactcTTAGTAAAGCAGCTACAAAAATGGTTTGGTTATTcgtaaacaaaaaataaattgtagCAAGAGttgatttatatattatatatgtattgtattGTGTAAGATCGATTGAGGCGATgataattataaaaacaaaaaactatgtGGAACGATTCAAACTAAAAGATAACACAATTCAtcccaacaaacaaaaaaaaggtatCGTCAATAATGTGAAACAAAGCAAACATGACGAATGAAAGAATAAAAgtttaataaaatcaattaaatttgctagtttttcctttttgataTAGTGTTTTGTGGGGACAAGGACGTTTTATTGAGAAAAAGTAAGATTACAGAGTATTCCACACGACTAACCAAAATGGATGAATCAAAGTCTCTGCCTGAATCCGATTTTCCtctattttcctttttttgacATCGTTTTGAGTGCATGGAAGAATATTCTTTTTTCCTCAACCTAAACGTTATTTTCTATTAACCGAAGTTGATTTAAATTCGATAATTCAGCAGACCGATAACTGAGTATGTGAGCAGTTATCGAACTATCAAATTTTAGTTTGCGCGCGTCAGTTCAAAATCTAGACAAACCATTTTGCGAAAATGTTGAAGTAATGAAGtattaagaatatttggaaTTTCTaatcttttttattcacttaaaaACGTAGCTCCAAATACACTTAAAATTTTATGGTGTTTAAGatgtattatatttatatttaaatgtatgtgtgtatgtgtattttctcatttatataattatgtatatagaaacTCATTTCTCGATTCCAATTGACCGATAATGCGCACGAATGATAAGTGAAGGCGTtatatttctgttttgtttttattttttactgctgctgttgttgttgttgtcgtgaAGAACGCCAATTACATATATTGGTTGATTTGGTTAACCCAAATTacaaattcttaaaaaatgatttttatttggattggttttctctctctgtatatactatatttttttttttatcatctgACGACAGCTGATCTGGTTGCTGTTATTGTTCTTGTTGATTATTGTTcttgttactgttgttgttgtttttctggCCGTCAGATCGAATGTAATTTGTTGTTTACATAAATAAACCAAGGAGAGGGGaggaaaaaattcatttaaaaaattgatgttcgttttgtttttgttttcgtgggttatgttgtttttgctttgtaAAACTAGAAATCTAACTGTAAAGATCGTCATCACCGTTGTCACCTGGCGAATTGACTGGCATATTAGTGCCGGACCCTGAGGTGTTGCCGGTTTGACCGGGGAATCTAGCGGGCGAAACgaaaagaaattatttaagTTATAGAGATCGATCAAGGCGATAATTTTTATATCTCTTCCTACCTGAAGTTCTGTCCAAAGCCACGAGACTGTTGCAAAGTTTGAGCAAACATCTCGTATTTCCTGATGTCATTATCCGATACGGATCGGCGAGCAAACTTCATGGCCTCCTCGAAGTGGGCACGTGTAATCTCCGGCACGGGATCATCTTCATCCATCTGAAAGAAGGGAAAACGATTAACAATTTATGTTGCTTAGGTCCgtgttttcatatttttgacTTACATCCATGGCCGAATTTTGGTTCTCAGTGCGCTCCTTTTCGCGGCGAATCTCAGCCTCGATGGCCTGTCGAATGGCTAGCTTGCAGGCACGCTGACAGATCTCGGTAAGATCAGCACCCGAGAAGCCTTGTGTCACCTTGGCTATATAAGTGAGATCTACTTCCTTGGCCAGTGGTGATTTGCGTAAATTGGCCTTCAGAATGGCCTCGCGCGACTTGTCATCGGGCAAGGGAATGTAGATCAACTGATCGAGACGTCCAGGACGCAAAATAGCCGGATCAATGATATCAGGTCGATTGGTGGCACCAATAATGAACACATTCTTCTTGGCACCCATGCCATCCATTTCGGTTAGAATCTGATTGATCACACGATCGGCAGCGCCGCCGGCGTCGCCCACATTGCCACCACGAGCCTTGGCAATTGAGTCCAGCTCGTCGAAGAAGAGCACACACGGAGCAGCCGAGCGGGCCTTATCGAAGATATCGCGCACATTGGCCTCAGATTCACCGAACCACATGGTCAATAGTTCGGGTCCCTTGACAGAAATGAAATTCGCCTGACACTCGTTAGCAATGGCCTTGGCCAGGAGCGTCTTACCACAACCGGGTGGGCCATAGAACAGGACACCACGACTTGGCTGCATGCCAAATTTAAGGAACTTATCGGGATGTTCAACTGGATATTGGACCAGCTCTTGCAATTCCTTCTTGACATTCTCAAGACCACCAATATCGGTCCAAGTAGTGTTGGGCACTTCCACAACCGTCTCACGCAATGCCGAGGGACTGGACTTGGTCATGGCATAACGGAAGTTCTCCATTGTCACAGCCAGCGAGGCCAAAACTTCGGCATCGATCTTATCGTCTTCCAAATCGATGAGATCCATTTTCTCACGAATTTGCTGCAAGGCAGCCTCCGAGCAAAGTGAAGCCAAATCGGCACCCACATGACCATGGGTCTCGGCAGCAATCTGCTCCAGATCGACATCCTCATGCAATTTCATGTTCTTGGTGTGAATGCGCAAGACTTCTAGACGTCCAGTGGCATCTGGAATGCCAATATCAATCTCACGATCGAAACGACCAAAGCGACGCAGAGCAGGATCAATGGAATTGGGCCTATTTGTGGCTGCCATCACAATCAGATGCGAACTCTTCTTCATGCCATCCATCAGGGTCAGCAATTGCGACACAATACGACGTTCCACCTCACCGTGAGTCTTGTCACGCTTGGGAGCAATGGCATCGATCTCATCGATGAAGATAATAGCCGGTGAATTCTTTTCGGCCTCTTCGAATGCTTTGCGCAGATTCGACTCAGATTCGCCAGCCAATTTGGACATAATTTCGGGGCCATTGATCAAAAAGAAGAAGGCACCCGTTTCATTGGCCACAGCACGAGCAATCAGTGTCTTACCCGTACCAGGTGGACCGTACATAAGAATACCACGCGGTGGCTTCACACCAATTGCTTTAAACAGCGATGGATGACGCAGTGGCAGTTCAACCATTTCTTTGATCTGGGCCAATTGTTTGCGGCAGCCACCGATGTCATCATAGCCCACAGCATTCAACGATTCTTCCTCCTCCTGAAAGGGGTCGTCAAAAACCGGAATGAATACACCAACCAAGGGTTAAACATTCTCATTACTCACCTCACGCTTGATGGGATCCCCGTCACAGAAGATAACCGTCTCTGGTGCCACAATGCAATAGGGTTCTGGATCAGTTAGCACCACCTTGAATTCAATTGGCCTCATAGCGGCACGCACAATGAAATTATCACCCATATGAATGGGTCGGTAAGCCTCCAGGAAATAGGGCTTCAGATAGATCTCAAAGAGATTGCCTGTAACACCTTCAGTAGTGTCATCGATGGGCAAAATACGTACACGCTTGCCGTACTTAACATCTGGACAGGATTGCACCGAAACCACATCCGACAAATGGACGCACAGATTATTTCTAACCACACGATTCATACGGATTTTCTCATCAGGACACGTGTCATCCGACAATACAATGCAAACGGTTTCCTTACGGCGTTTACCCTTCAAAATGACAGTGTCGCCACGGAAAAGCTGCAGCTCATCCATTTTCGCCTAGAGAACAAAGACATGACATGATCATAATGATATTTTGATGACGTGGCCAAATGCAAGAGGTAAAAGAGGTGGATAGGGTTGGTTAGTACCTGCGATAGCGACACAACGGAATTATCATCATTTTGAGCCTCTTCGACAATCAAACGATTTGGACGATCCTTACGCTTCAGAATCGCAGTTGCCAGATCATCGCTGCTGAAACGAAACATGAAGGAAAGTATTTAGATAAGAGTTTCTTCACAGGATTAGGTTGCAGTTAATTGCAGCGCACCGCTTATCAAATGAAACATATGGCTTAAATTTGCCGGCACCGCCACCGTCCTGCGGCTCCCCTTCCGACTTCATCTCTTCATCTTGCTCATGGCGATAATTGCGTACATAATCATAGATATCTTGTCCTCGCCGATCATTGCCACCACTGCCTCCAGGTCCcccattattattatcattgcCTGGATTAGACATaatttctctatttttttatttatttttttttttttccaatttctaATTTGTTTCACTACCAAttcttcaatttgtttttgcacagaaaaaataaaaactaaatgatAAGATTAATCATTTCCGGATCTGACGACAGATTGTTCTAGACCTACTTGGATGCATAGAGAATGGCCCAACTGGAAGGGGGCACAACAACTAAACAAAATGGATTTGCAACAAatgcagcagtagcagcagcaacaacaaccaaaattttcggcaaagaaaaaaaaatggcgtTGCAACACTTAACACATTGGCCTAGTTTTCACTCCACCAACATTATGCGATTACATGGATTTCATCAATCGAAACCCTTTAGCCCTCACACCATATATTTGCCATACTTTTCTTTGACTTTTCATATAttttcttgcaattttttttgggcCCTATGTGGCCTTTTTCTCATACAGAATGACTGAGCGAATTTGAAGTCTCAACGAAGTCTTTCTCTCCCTGTCTGGCTCGTTGTCTTCCCCCATTTGTCGGCTTTCATTTATATACGGATTTTCCTAGCACTTACCCTTTGGAGTCTGCCATGGTTAAGTATTTGTGATGAAACTTTATAgcttaattatatataaaattatgcTTTAGTTGATTtaattggcaaaaaaaaacactcaaCTAACACACTTTCTTTCTTTATAAAATCACAAAATGTAATTCCGCAGAGCTCCGGCTGAACGAACTGGTTCCGCGAAAAGTGCTGAGTTGTTTAGAGGCGGCCGTTCTTCCGATAGTCGATAACTTTCATTAAAGATGTCCATGATCTATCGTAGTGTAATAATAGTGTTGGGTAATAAAAAATGCTTatcaatttgattttcaaatatttatttcaggTTCGCACGcctaaaaatacatatacattgaATACAAAATATCTTTGCctctttatttgttttttgtttttgtgcaaaattttttgtgttatttgttAGCCACaaagatataaatatatatatttatatatatatatatatatatatagatagagGTCGTAtgtaattaaacaaaattgaataaattacatacatataatataagtTATATATGAAACAAACAAGTTATATAAATGCTTTCGGCAATTCAATTGATTTGAAGTATTCGATCagatttgtaaattttttttggttgaagTAAAGTTTTTTCGTGTAATTTTGgggatttgtttttttttttttttgattttttggatATTTAGCCAGCATGCACAGACTGAAATGAAGAGAATGaagatataaaaaataaattaaattgaaatcatatgtaaaaataaattaaatccAATATTAAAAAGTATTGTAATATTTCTACATTTTGTTCTCTACCAAGTCTTTTGATTGCCATTTGTTGTAGGTTTCTGTTTGTAAATTTCCTGGGAAACTTTTCAGCGATTTTCCATAGCTTCTCGATTTCTTCTCTCTAGATAAATTCAGAATTGGAACGTACCCTTGCAATGTCCACGCCGGTTATATTCTTAACCAATTCTGGCACTTTGTTAACAATCTGCAACACCTCGCCAGTTAATTTAGCGGCACCGACATCTCCTTGTCCACTGGACACCATGGTGATCTTTTTGGCTTGCGAGAGTGGAGCAGCCACTTCGGCGGCCACctacaaggcaaaaaaaaaggatacgCATTAGTTCTGGAATATTACGATTAGTATTCAATTTCAATAGTATACCTTTGGCAGTGTCTCCAATAGCATTTCAACCATTGCTGCTTCCCGATATTCCCTATAGGCTTCTGCTTTCTGGGCCATTTGCTCTGCCTCAGCCTTGGCCTTGGCCGCAATGGCAAAGGCCTCAGCCTCACCACGTATTTTGATCTacaagataaaaaaaaagtccaTAAATTTTAAACCTTTGGAGTGTTACGGAAACTTTTTACCGATTCTGCCTCAGCTTCGGCCTCCATGACCACACGCTGCTTATTGGCCTCGGCAAGCTTCTCCAAACGATACTTTTCGGCTTCAGCCGGACGACGTACGGTGGCTTCCAAttcctgctcacgacgcttGATTTCCTGCTCTTGCACTGCAATCTCTTGAGTACGCTCAATGACCTTCACTTGCATTTGTTCCTCCTTAATACGTTGTTTGGTCTTGGCCGCTTGCAGTTCATAGGCCATCTCGGCTTCGGCTTTTTTGGTCTGAACCTCCACATCGTAGGCTGCCTTCTTCAGCTCGAAATCCCGTTGGGCCTTGGCTATATCGGTATCGTTCAAGAAACGTGCTGCCATCCGTTGCTCCTCGGCTATGGCCTCCTTGATGTGAGCCTCTGCCCGTGCTTCAGCTTCGCCAATACGGGCGTCGCGCTTAACTTCCGCTGTACGCGCCA
Coding sequences:
- the LOC6640326 gene encoding flotillin-1 isoform X1 codes for the protein MTWGFVTCGPNEALVVSGCCYMKPLLVPGGRAFVWPTIQQVQRISLNTMTLQVESPCVYTSQGVPISVTGIAQVKVQGQNEDMLLTACEQFLGKSESEINHIALVTLEGHQRAIMGSMTVEEIYKDRKKFSKQVFEVASSDLANMGITVVSYTIKDLRDEEGASKGYLKSLGMARTAEVKRDARIGEAEARAEAHIKEAIAEEQRMAARFLNDTDIAKAQRDFELKKAAYDVEVQTKKAEAEMAYELQAAKTKQRIKEEQMQVKVIERTQEIAVQEQEIKRREQELEATVRRPAEAEKYRLEKLAEANKQRVVMEAEAEAESIKIRGEAEAFAIAAKAKAEAEQMAQKAEAYREYREAAMVEMLLETLPKVAAEVAAPLSQAKKITMVSSGQGDVGAAKLTGEVLQIVNKVPELVKNITGVDIARSVHAG
- the LOC6640326 gene encoding flotillin-1 isoform X2, with the translated sequence MTWGFVTCGPNEALVVSGCCYMKPLLVPGGRAFVWPTIQQVQRISLNTMTLQVESPCVYTSQGVPISVTGIAQVKVQGQNEDMLLTACEQFLGKSESEINHIALVTLEGHQRAIMGSMTVEEIYKDRKKFSKQVFEVASSDLANMGITVVSYTIKDLRDEEGYLKSLGMARTAEVKRDARIGEAEARAEAHIKEAIAEEQRMAARFLNDTDIAKAQRDFELKKAAYDVEVQTKKAEAEMAYELQAAKTKQRIKEEQMQVKVIERTQEIAVQEQEIKRREQELEATVRRPAEAEKYRLEKLAEANKQRVVMEAEAEAESIKIRGEAEAFAIAAKAKAEAEQMAQKAEAYREYREAAMVEMLLETLPKVAAEVAAPLSQAKKITMVSSGQGDVGAAKLTGEVLQIVNKVPELVKNITGVDIARSVHAG